From the genome of Sphingobacterium sp. UGAL515B_05:
ATCAACAGTGGGTCTGGTCCCTATATAACCCATACCTTTCGCAATTGAAACCGGACTTTCCTCTTTATATTCCCCTGTAGTGATGTTTTGGATATGATTATAGATATATACCTCAACAGCATAGATACCATAGGCCGGTATGAGTTTATGAGGTTCGTGAACCTGCAGGTTTGCTGTTGGAAATCCGATTGTACGCCCAATTTGGTCGCCTCTAATAACAGTTCCCGTTAATTCGAACGGATAGCCTAAATAGAGATTAGCCGTTCTTATATCGCCCTTTATAAGCGCTTCACGTACTCGTGTGGAGGATACCGCAATATCGTTGATATCCTGCTCCGGAATTTCGTCAACACTGTAGTCAAATATAGATGCAAATTGGTCTAAATCGCCCATAGTACCCTTTCGGTCTTTTCCAAAATGGTGATCATAACCTATCACAATCTTTTTTGTACCCAATTTGCCTACAAGAACATTACTAATGTATTCTTCCGGAGTCTGATTTGAAAAATCACGGGAAAAAGGAATGATAATTAAGTGGTCAATTCCCACTTTGCTTAATTGACTGACCTTTTCTTCGATATCGTTGATTAGGCGTAAACTATCATCATCTGGATTGATAATCAATCGTGGATGTGGGAAAAAAGTAAGCAAAATTGTCTCACCATTAATTTTATGAGCTGCTTCTTTTAAGTGAGCCAATATTTTTTGATGGCCAATATGAACACCATCGAAAGTACCGATGGTTACAACTGCATTTTCAACTGGTGAGAAATCATCTAAACTTCTGTAGATTTTCATTTATAGGAGTTTTTGCAAAAATAAGATAAAGAATCAATAAAATGGGAGGGTAAAGTTATTTAATGATTTCTTTATGACGTTTTATTTCAGCGATAAGTTGTTCAAGATTCCAGGCATTTTCTACCGAATAATCTCCACTTTTGGTGCGTCTCAAAGAACTCAGATGTGATCCACTCTGTAAGAATTTTCCAAAGTCATAGGCCAGTGATCTAATGTAAGTTCCTTTCGAGCAGGATATGCGAAAATACACATTAGGAAGCTCGATCTTTTCAATGAGAAAGCTATTGATGCGTACCTGGCGGGATTTTATTTCAACCTCTTCGCCACGACGGGCCTTTTCATAGACACGTTCACCATTAATTTTTATGGCTGAATGGGCTGGGGGAAATTGCTGAATATCGCCTTCAAAGGATTTTGCTGCTTCGAAGATCATTTCCTCTGTGATGTGATCAATTGAAAAGGTTTGGTCAATTTCTGTTTCCAGATCGTAAGAAGGCGTTGTCGCTCCTAATGTGATCGAACCTGTATATTCTTTGTCTTCAGCTTGGTAGCTGTCTATTTTCTTTGTTAGTTTTCCGGTACATACAATCAGTAGACCTGTTGCCAGTGGATCTAAAGTGCCTGCATGACCGACTTTTAATTTTAATGGCTTGATTGAGTTTCTAACTTTACCAACAACGTCAAAACTTGTCCATGTTAAAGGTTTATCGATCAACAACATTTCTCCTTCAACAAAGTTGAACTTTGCTGGGTTTTCACTAACCTCTATATTTTCCATCCGAAGATTTTAGATAATTTGTAAACTATGGCCCGAAAGTAGGAGGGCAAGAATAATAACACCAACGATGATTCGGTACCAACCAAATGCTTTAAAACCATATTTGGTCAAAAAGCCAATAAAAGACTTAATGGCTACAATTGCAACAACGAAACCAATTAGATTTCCAATAATAAGCAAATTAAGTTCTTCTCCTGTGAAGGTGTTACCTTCTTTAAAAAACTTTAAAAGCTTTACTGCAGAAGCACCAAACATCATAGGCAAAGCAAGGAAAAAGGAAAATTCCGCAGCAGCTTTACGGGTTAGTTTCTCGGCCATACCGCCAATAATTGTACTTGCGGATCTTGAGGTACCCGGGATTAATGCAAGACATTGATATACCCCGATCATAAAAGCTTGTTTGTAGGAAACCTTGTCCGAATCTTCAACAGTTGGTTTGTTAAACCACTTGTCGACAAAAAGTAAAACTACACCCCCGATCACCAACATAACCGCGACCATTAAGGGACTTTCTAATAATGCATCGATATAATCGTTGAATAGTAAGCCCAACACAGAGGCCGGAATCGCCGCAATAACCAATTTGTAATAAAATGAAAGCGTTTTAAAAAAACGTTTGTAGTATAATACCAGAACGGATAATATGGTGCCTAACTGGATCACAATTGTAAACAATTTGACAAATGCTGATGGCTGAATACCCATTAAGGCAGTAGCAATGATCATATGACCTGTCGAAGATACAGGCAAAAACTCCGTTAATCCTTCAATGATAGCAAGGATGATAGCTTCAATAATAGACATCTGTTTGAAATAAGATTATGCTTTAGTTGGATTTGTTTTTGGGGCGGTATAGTATTGCAGCGAATCCTAACGCAAACCCGAGAACAACAACAATAGGAGCCAAGGTAATCTTGGTAAAACTATAGATATCAGTTTCACCGGACATCAATGTAAAGCCTATGATTACAACAGCCAAGCTAGCTATGAACAGTTGGTAGTTTACTTTGGAGAATACAAATGAACCTTTGTTGACTGATTCAGTAGATTTCTTTATTTGAGCCATTTTTTATCTGTATAAATCGTTAGATTGTGCCTTTAAATATTTTGTTACAGCGAAGTAGGTACTAAGTCCAGAAATGAGGATCCCAATCAGAATTACCCCTAAAAAGATCACTGCAAATTCAAACCAGTTGCGTAAAAAGACCAGTTCTGGTATTTGCTGTTGTGCAAATTTCAGCGTTAAAATGAGGAGTAAAATCGCGATCAAAGATCCCAGTAAACCATGAATGATACCATACGTTATAAATGGTTTACGAATAAAGTTTTTAGTAGCCCCAATCAATTGCATGCTTTTGATTAAGAAACGTTGTGAATAGATTGCAAGACGTATCGTATTGTTGATTAAAGCTACGGCGATAATCAATAGGATAACCGCAAAAGCAAGAACAATCATTCCGATGATGCGTACGTTTTTGTTGACCATGTCAATTAGTGACTCTTGGTATACAACTTCTTTAATTTTATTGTTTTTGGAGATCTTTTCAATAAAAGTTTTAATGCTATCTGTATTGGCATAATTCTCTTTCATATAAACATCCAAAGAAGGTAGAAGAGGGTTATGCCCTAGGTATTGTACGAAATCCTCGCCAAGATCTTCTTTTAAGTTTTTTGCAGCCAATTCCTTACTGATATATTCGGTACGGAGCACGTAGGGATCTTTTTCCAGGTCTTTTTGTAGAGAAAGGACATCACCTTCACTTGTGCCATCATTTACGATGACATTTAAGACGATATTTTCCTTAACGTATTTCGAAAGATTTTTAGCGTGCACCAAGAGTAATCCCAACATACCTGTTACCAGCAACACGAGAGCGATACTGATAACCGTAGATACATATACAGATTTTGTTTTTCTTTTTTGTGTGCTTAATTCGTATTCTGACATAATAAGCAAAAATTTATTTGCGAAAGTAACTATTTGAGTGGAAGATTTCGAATTAATCTTGTAATTACTTTGATAAAATCAATTCGAAGG
Proteins encoded in this window:
- a CDS encoding undecaprenyl-diphosphate phosphatase, which translates into the protein MSIIEAIILAIIEGLTEFLPVSSTGHMIIATALMGIQPSAFVKLFTIVIQLGTILSVLVLYYKRFFKTLSFYYKLVIAAIPASVLGLLFNDYIDALLESPLMVAVMLVIGGVVLLFVDKWFNKPTVEDSDKVSYKQAFMIGVYQCLALIPGTSRSASTIIGGMAEKLTRKAAAEFSFFLALPMMFGASAVKLLKFFKEGNTFTGEELNLLIIGNLIGFVVAIVAIKSFIGFLTKYGFKAFGWYRIIVGVIILALLLSGHSLQII
- a CDS encoding bifunctional riboflavin kinase/FAD synthetase, with protein sequence MKIYRSLDDFSPVENAVVTIGTFDGVHIGHQKILAHLKEAAHKINGETILLTFFPHPRLIINPDDDSLRLINDIEEKVSQLSKVGIDHLIIIPFSRDFSNQTPEEYISNVLVGKLGTKKIVIGYDHHFGKDRKGTMGDLDQFASIFDYSVDEIPEQDINDIAVSSTRVREALIKGDIRTANLYLGYPFELTGTVIRGDQIGRTIGFPTANLQVHEPHKLIPAYGIYAVEVYIYNHIQNITTGEYKEESPVSIAKGMGYIGTRPTVDGMNRAIEISLFDFDQDIYGKTLRVKFLHFIRHDERFDSLEEMKAQIKADEVEIRSLIC
- the truB gene encoding tRNA pseudouridine(55) synthase TruB encodes the protein MENIEVSENPAKFNFVEGEMLLIDKPLTWTSFDVVGKVRNSIKPLKLKVGHAGTLDPLATGLLIVCTGKLTKKIDSYQAEDKEYTGSITLGATTPSYDLETEIDQTFSIDHITEEMIFEAAKSFEGDIQQFPPAHSAIKINGERVYEKARRGEEVEIKSRQVRINSFLIEKIELPNVYFRISCSKGTYIRSLAYDFGKFLQSGSHLSSLRRTKSGDYSVENAWNLEQLIAEIKRHKEIIK
- a CDS encoding DUF3098 domain-containing protein, with the translated sequence MAQIKKSTESVNKGSFVFSKVNYQLFIASLAVVIIGFTLMSGETDIYSFTKITLAPIVVVLGFALGFAAILYRPKNKSN
- a CDS encoding cell division protein FtsX, whose amino-acid sequence is MSEYELSTQKRKTKSVYVSTVISIALVLLVTGMLGLLLVHAKNLSKYVKENIVLNVIVNDGTSEGDVLSLQKDLEKDPYVLRTEYISKELAAKNLKEDLGEDFVQYLGHNPLLPSLDVYMKENYANTDSIKTFIEKISKNNKIKEVVYQESLIDMVNKNVRIIGMIVLAFAVILLIIAVALINNTIRLAIYSQRFLIKSMQLIGATKNFIRKPFITYGIIHGLLGSLIAILLLILTLKFAQQQIPELVFLRNWFEFAVIFLGVILIGILISGLSTYFAVTKYLKAQSNDLYR